The DNA window cttttgttttgtatgttaaGTATACACACAAGTTAGATCTGGCCACAAATCTGGTCTCTATAATGACATGCATTAGTGTTGTGGGGTTGCTGGGGGTATGGTTcatcatcaacaccatcaccTACCACAACAACTTGATCACTGGGCTCTAAACAAAGATTATGCAAAATGCAGCAGGCTGAGACTGCTGAGCTGATATTAGAAATGCTTCTCATTTGCAGGTAATGGAGCCTCCTAAACTTAGATTTTAGAATGCCAAAACGCATGCTCAATGACCACGCGAGCTGCATTGAGCTTTCTGTTAAAATATCTTTGCCTAGCAGACAAATGGCCATTGTCTCTATAAGGCCTCATAAGTTTGAGGCAACAAAGGGTAGGCAGAATCCCCAATTATGTGCATTCCCTGTGGAACAAGTGAATGAGGATCTTCTTCAAGAACACGACAAACTTCTGTGAAGCGAAATGCTCTGGCATCATGCCAACTCCCAGGGTGACCCACACTAATGTGACAGAAGCGCCGCTGACTGTCACAAAACCCAGTTAAATTTACAGAATAAAACTGTTTCCTATTCATGTATGCTAGGGGATTATCACAGTGGGGTCTCATTATAGGAATGTGACACCCATCTACCGCACATACAGTGTTGGGGAAACCTGCTGTGTCAAAGCCTAACTTTGACATCTCCAGCCTTTGACCTCTGGGCCAGGATATGTGGTGGGCCATGTATGTGTTAATATTGTAACAAAACTCATGGAGATGCTTGGCAAGAGTGGATTTTGACATGTTAAATCTATCTGCCACCCCACGATATGACTCCTGATTCACCAATGTCCAAAGGCAGGCAAGAACACTGTTCGTGAGTGGCAGTTTGGTCTGTTGTAAATTCATATACACAGGACCAAGGGTAGTGATGACATCCTGCAAAGGTAGAAAAATAGGTAATCAAGACAACATGCTAACACTTGTAATAGTTCAATGAATTTTATATTAACCAGTCCAGTACAAACCTCCACTTGTTCTCTGGAAAGCCTGAAATGACTTCTAAATTCTGAGAGACTGTAGAGAGGGACAACATCCTCCACAAAATTGGCTATTTTTGGAACCATTCTATATAAGAACAAGAGGAATTGTACTCACTATATAGGCTACAGTATGTAGCCTACCTGAACACACATGTAACATTAGTCAAACATTTATTATCAGGGTTTTATGTTGAATAgggattttaattaaataattagtatACACAGAAGTGTTAAAATTTGAGTAAAAACTCATTCTCTCTaattaaaccaaaataataaCAACTATTGTTAAAAGGCAAGCAACAAGAGCTATTGATtacaaaaaacacccattacatCATTGCAAATACTTTAGACTTTCG is part of the Carassius auratus strain Wakin chromosome 27, ASM336829v1, whole genome shotgun sequence genome and encodes:
- the LOC113046332 gene encoding protein ALP1-like, encoding MADHVAFAYLIADELEAIENPLFLQYIEHDEQQRMVPKIANFVEDVVPLYSLSEFRSHFRLSREQVEDVITTLGPVYMNLQQTKLPLTNSVLACLWTLVNQESYRGVADRFNMSKSTLAKHLHEFCYNINTYMAHHISWPRGQRLEMSKLGFDTAGFPNTVCAVDGCHIPIMRPHCDNPLAYMNRKQFYSVNLTGFCDSQRRFCHISVGHPGSWHDARAFRFTEVCRVLEEDPHSLVPQGMHIIGDSAYPLLPQTYEAL